The Acidimicrobiales bacterium sequence GATCGGCCACCGGATCGCCCGGGAAATGGCGGACTCCCGCAGCGTCGGGGTGAAGGGCCAGCCCGTCGTCGCGAACCACTTCGCCGTCCGTCTCGCGGCGGACGATCTGGAGCGCTTCGCTGAGGTGAAGGACTCCCTCGTCCGTGAGCTCTGCGATGCCGCCCGGGACCACGCCCGTGAGGAGGGGTGGACGTTCATGGGCCCGGTGCAGGTCGAGCTCGATCCCGACGAGGGTCTCCGCGGCGGCGCCATCCAGGTCGACGCCCGCATGAAGGAAGCCGATGGTGGCGTCGGCGTGCTCCATCTCCCGACCGGTCAGCAGGTCGTGCTCGGCGAGTTCGTCGTCACCATGGGCCGGCTGCCTGAGTGCACGATCTCGTTCGACGATCCGAACATCAGCCGCGAGCACGCGGCGATCCGCCCCGACGGCGACGGATTCATCCTCACCGACAACGGGTCGACCAACGGCACGCTCGTCAACGGGTCGCCCGTGACGGCGCACCGTCTCGTCGACGGCGACCGCATCGAGCTCGGCGCGACCGTGATCGATTTCCGGGCCGGCTGAGCGAGTCCCGGGCGCGCGGCACGGCTCTCGCGACCGTCACGGTTAATCTCGCAGCACCGTGTCGGACCAGCTCTTCATCGTGCTCCGGGTGTGCCTGCTCGCCCTCGTCTACCTGGTGTTCCTGCGCGTCCTTCGGGCCGTGTGGGTCGAGCTGCGCGCCGAGGGGGCCCGTCCGGCACCCGCGCCGGCCCCGCGGCGGTCGAAGCGAGCCCCCGCGCCTGCGCCCGTTCCCGAGCCGGTCGGCGCGCCATTGCCGGCCTCGGCTCCGACCGCGCTCCTCGCGACAGGCCGGCTCGCGATCGTCGCGCCGGCGGGTCTCGCCGGTCAGACATTCGTCGTGGACGGCGAGACGACCATCGGGCGAGGCGCCGGCTGTGCGGTCTCGATCGACGACGCCCACGTCTCGAAGCTCCACGCCCGCATCTCTCCGGCCGATGGAGGCTGGATGATCGAAGATCTCGGCTCCACGAACGGCACGGTGCTCGACGGCTCGCCGCTGCGGGCGCCCGTCCGGCTCATGCCCGGGAGCCGCATCAGCATCGGTGAGATCGTGTTGGAGTTCACATGATCGAGTTCCGCTGGGGCTCCGCCACCGACGTCGGCCGGGTCCGCCAGGCCAACCAGGACCAGTTGCTCGTCGCCGCGCCGGTGTTCGTCGTGGCCGACGGCATGGGCGGCCACAACGGCGGCGAGGTCGCGGCCGCGGTCGCCGTCGACGAGATGGCGAAGGTCGACACGGTGACGTCCGTCGACGACCTGATCGAGGCGGTCCAGCAGGCGAACCGCGAGATCGTGGACCGTTCCAAGCTCGAGCCCGAGCTGCGGGGCATGGGCACCACGCTCGTCGCCCTCGTCGGGATGATGGTGGGCGACAGCCAGCGCCTCGGCATCGCCAACGTCGGCGACAGTCGTCTCTATCGCGTCGCCGAGGACGGGCTGGTGCAGGTCACGGAGGACCACACCCTCGTCGAAGCGCTCGTGCGCGACGGTCGCCTGACCGCCGAGGAGGCGCTCACCCATCCTCAGCGCAACATCGTCACCCGGGCGCTCGGCATCGACGAGAAGGTCCTGGTCGACACCTGGGAGCTCGGCCCGGTCGCCGGTGACCGCTATCTCCTGTGCAGCGACGGCCTGTTCGGCGAGCTGACGGAGGACGAGATCCAGGACGTGCTGGCCCGGGTCGAGGACCCGAACGAGGCCGCGGTCGAGTTGGTCACCGAGGCCGTCGAGGCCGGCGGTCGCGACAACGTCACGGTCCTCGTGGTCGATGTCGTCGACGCCGACGAGGTGGACGACGAGATACCCGACGATCGCATCATCTCGATCCACAAGGCCGTGCCGGACAGTGTCCTGCGGCTCGAGCCTCCTCCGGAGACCGGCCCGAACGATCCCCATCCCGACGAGATCGTCGTCGACCGCACCATCGAGAAGCCGCCCTTCGTCACGTGGCGGCTCGGCCTGTTCGTCGCGGCCGTGCTGATCGTGCTCGCGGTGCTGCTGTCGTCGGTCGTCGCCTACGCCCGCTCGTCCTACTTCGTCGGCACGGACGACGACCAGGTCGTGATCTACCGGGGCCGACCCGGTGGCGTGCTCTGGTTCGACCCCACCGTCGAGGAGCCCGTCGTGCTGTCCGTCTCCGAGCTCGACGACGAGGATCTGCCCGACGTGATCGCGGGCGTGCAGTTCGACGATCTCGACGACGCCCGCACCTACGCCGCGGCGCTGAGCGAGCGGGCGAGCACCGACGAACCGTGACGGCGCTCGAGCGTCGCGGTTCGCTGCCGCCGAGCCTCGCCGCGCTCCGACCCCGCCGGGTCGAGCTGGGGCTGATCTTCCTCATCGCGGTCGTGGTCGTCGCCGCGTACGGCCTGGCGAGTCTCGGCCAGTCGTCCTCCGTGCCGGCCAACATCGGCCCGTTCCTGGCCTGGATGCTCGGCCTGTTCTTCTTCGTCCACCTGGCCGTGCGCCGCTTCGCCCCGGCGGCCGACCCGGTCATCGTGCCGATGGCGTTGCTGCTCAACGGGCTCGGCTACGTGATGATCGCCCGCCTCGGCGGCGACGTCGACGGCGGCGGTGATCTGGCCGGGCTCCAGTCGGTCTGGACCGCGGTCGGCATCGGCCTCTTCGTCGCGACGCTCATCCTCATTCCCCGGGCCCGCATGCTCGCCCAGTACCGCTACCTCTTCGGCCTCGGCGGCATCGCCCTGCTCGCGTTGCCCCTCGTGCCCGGCATCGGCATCGAGCTCAACGGCGCCCGGATCTGGGTGAGCATCGGCCCGGTCAACTTCCAGCCCGGCGAGTTCGCCAAGATCGCGCTGGCGATCTTCTTCGCGTCCTATCTGGTCGACGCGGGGGAGCTCATCAAGAACCGGCTCGAGCTGCGCGACCTCGTGCCCATCGGGGCCGCGTGGGCCGCGTCGGTCGGGGTGATGGTGCTCGAACGCGACCTCGGCTCGTCGATGCTCTTGTTCGCCCTCTTCGTCGTGATGATGTGGATGGCGAGCGGGCGGACGATGTTCCTCGGGCTCGGCGCTGCGATGTTCGCGGCCGGCGGCGTGGTCGCGTTCCAACTCTTCTCCCACGTCGAGCGGCGGATCGATGCCTGGCTCAACCCCTGGGCGGACCCGCAGGACAGCGGCTTCCAGATCATCCAGGCCACCTACTCGATGGCGGAGGGTGGACTCACCGGCACGGGCCTCGGGCGCGGTGAGCCGGACCGGGTGCCGTTCGCCGAGACCGACTTCATCTTCGCCGCGCTCGGCGAGGAGCTCGGCCTGGCGGGCACGGCGGCGGTCCTCATGGCGTTCCTCGTGCTCATCGGCTCGGGTCTGCGGATCGCGATCCGGGCGACGCGGCCGTTCGAGATCCTGCTCGCCGTCGGTCTCACCACCCTCGTCGCGGTGCAGGCCTTCATCATCATGGGCGGGGTCGTGCGCCTCATCCCGCTGACCGGCATCACCCTGCCGTTCGTCAGCTACGGCGGCTCGGCCCTGGTCTCCAACTACATCGTGCTCGCCCTCTTGGTGCGACTGTCCCACGAGCAACGCGTCGCCGCCACGAAGGAGCCGACGCCATGACCGCGCGGATCCGGCGGCTCGGCGCCGTGTTCATCCTCCTCTACGCGGTGCTGTTCGTGCAGCTGAATCGGGTGCAGTTCGTCGACGCCGAGGACTACCGCACCCACGAGGGCAACATCCGTCCCCAGCTGCGCGCCTTCGGCCAGGAGCGGGGCGACATCATCACGGCGGACGGCGTGGTCGTCGCCTTCTCGATCCCGGTCGAGGACAGCACCATCGAGTTCCGCCGCTCGTATCCCACCGGCGAACGCTTCGCCCACGTCGTCGGCTTCCAGTCGTTCAACCAGGGCGCCTTCGGCCTCGAGCGTGAATACAACGACCAGCTCGCGGGGGAGCGGCTGGACCAGCAGTTCGAGTCGCTGAAGGACCTGTTCGTCGAGCGTGACACCACGGGCACGGTCGTGATGACCATGCGCGACGACGTGCAGCAGGCGGCGCAGGAAGCGCTCGGCGAGCGACGCGGATCCGTCGTGGCCATCGACCCGAGGACCGGCGGGATCGTGGCGATGTGGACCTATCCGAGCTTCGACCCGAACCCGCTGGCCGGGCTGGACGGCACGCTCGTGAACGAGACCTACTCGGCCCTGCTCGACGACCCCGACGACCCGCTGCTCGCCAAGGCCTACCGCGAGGTGTTCTTCCCCGGGTCGACGTTCAAGCTCGTCACCGCGGCTGCGGCGATCGACACGGCGGACATCAGCCTGACGAGCCCGGTGTGGCCGCAGGCGAACGTCTATTCACCGCTCCCGTCCGGCTCGGACCTGCGCAACTTCGGGGGCAGCACCTGTGGCGGTGATCTCCGTGAGGCGCTGCGGGTGTCGTGCAACACGACCTTCGCCGAGATCGGGGCGGAGTGGGTCGGACCGGACGGCATGGTGCGCACCGCCGAGAACTTCGGCTTCAACGCGGCGGTGCCCATCGACCTGCCGAACGCGGCCCGGTCGAACTTCCCCGTCGACTACGGCGCCCGCCTGGCGGATGTCGATCACTACCGCCCGACGGAGGGCGCCGAGGGGGACGGCCCGTTCCTGCCGAACGGCGACACGCCGATCCACGAGAACTCCGCGATCCTCGCCCAGACCTCGATCGGCCAGAACGACGTGAAGGCCACGCCGTTGCAGATGGCGATGGTGGCCGGCGCGATCGCGAACGGCGGACGGATGATGGAGCCCCACGTGGTCTCGGAGGTGCGCTCGTCCGACGGCGACGTGTACGACACGGTCGAGCCGAGTCTGTGGCGCGTCGCCACGTCACCGCTCGCGGCCGACCTGCTCCAGGAGGCGATGATCAACGTCGCGGAGAACGGCACGGCGCGGAACCTCGCCGTCCCCGGTCTCGTGGTCGGCGGTAAGACGGGCACGGCCCAGCTCGGCACCGATCCGCCCAACAGCCACGCCTGGATCGTCGGGTTCGCGGGTCGCCCGGGAGAGGACGCGGAGCTCGCCGTCGCCGTCATCGTCGAAGCGCAACCGGGGGCCAGCGAGCAGACGGGTGGAGCGGTGGCCGCGCCCATCGCCCGGGCCGTGATCGAGGCGTATTTCAACGGCTGAGAAGCGGTTTTCGGACCTGCAACGGTCCGCTGGTGACACACAGTTAGACTCGGCGGCCATGTCCGATCAGGGCCCCACCGTCTTCAACGGACGCTACGAACTCCTGCGCCACATCGCCCGTGGCGGCATGGCCGACGTCTATCTGGCCAGGGATGATCTGCTCGATCGCGAGGTCGCGCTCAAGGTCCTCTTCCCCGAGTTCGCCAACGATCCGAACTTCGTCGAGCGCTTCCGCCGGGAGGCGCAGGCGGCCGCCAACCTCAACCACCCCAACATCGTGGGCATCTACGACTGGGGCCAGGAGCGCGGCACCTACTACATCGTGATGGAACACGTCTCGGGGCGGAGTATGAGCGACGTGCTCCGCTCGACCGGGCCGCTCCAGCCGGACCGGGCGGCCGAGATCGCGGCCGACGTCGCGGCCGCCCTCTCGACCGCGCACCAGGCCGGTCTCGTCCACCGCGACGTGAAGCTCGGCAACATCCTCGTGTCCGACGGCGGCGACGTGAAGGTCGCCGACTTCGGCATCGCCACCGCCCTCGCCGGCGGCACCGATGCGGGGCTCACCCAACACGGGTCCGTCATGGGCACCGCCACCTACTTCTCGCCTGAGCAGGCGCAGGGCAAGCAGGTCGACGGGCGCAGCGACCTCTACTCCCTCGGCGTCGTGCTCTACGAGATGCTCGCGGGCGTGCCGCCCTTCCAGGCGGAGACACCGGTCGCCGTCGCGTACAAGCACGTGCAGGAGAAGCCGGAGACGCTCCTCGACCGCGGCGTCAACGTCGCCAAGTCGCTCAACGCGATCACGATGAAGCTGCTGGCCAAGAACCCGGCCAACCGCTACCCGACCGCCGACGATCTCCGCAACGACCTCCGTCGCTATCTCGCCGGCGCCCACCAGGTGCCGGGGGGCGCGGCCGCGGCCGGTGCCGCCGCCGGCGCCGCGGCGGGCATTGCCGGTGCCGCCGTGGCCGGAGCGGATCCGGCCGGCGCGGCGACGCCGCCCGCCACCGATCCGAGCAACGTCGATCCCACCACGGTGCAGCCCGCCACCCCCGGCGCGGCGCTCCCCGCCGTCGTCCCCGCCTCGCAACCGGGCCCGGTGCTCGACCCCACCGCCCTCGCCGCCCACTACGCGGCCGACGGCTACTACGACGAGGAACCGCCCCGCGACGACTGGAAGCGCACCGCCGCGCTGCTGATCGGGCTCGGAGTGCTGATCTTCTTCCTCGGCTTCCTCACGATCGCCTTCGTGCGCGAACTCGGTCTGTTCGACGGCGGCGACGGTGACGACGGTCCGGCCGTGGTCGAGGATGTCGAGGTCCCGAACGTCGAGGACGAGCAGATCGACGAGGCGGAGCGCATCCTGCGTGACCTCGGTCTCGTGCCCGTGCAGACCCCGCAGACCAACGCCACGGTCCCCGTCGGCACGGTCTTCGACCAGCAGCCGGTCGCGGGGCAGATCGTGCCACCGGGCACCGAGGTGGAGCTGTTCGTCAGCACCGGCGCCGAGATCGTCGTGCCGTCGGTGATCAACATGACGCGTGACGAAGCCGTCGCCGCCCTCGCGGCGGAGGGCTACACCGCGGAGATCGACGATCTCCCGAGCGCACAGGACGTGGGGACGGTCTTCCGCCAGATCCCCGTCCCCGGCACGGCCCATCCGCTCGACGAGCCCGTCATCCTCCACGTCTCCACCGGCCCCGAGCGTGTCGTGATGCCCGACCTCGAAGGCCTGTCGCTGACCGCCGCGTTCCGCGAGCTGAGCGACGCGGGGCTCGATATCGAGGGCGACGCGATCCAGGAGCCGTCCGAGGAGATCGCCGAGACCCTCGTCACGCGTACGGATCCGCCGGCCGACAGCCTGGTGGACGTGGGCAGTCGCGTCGTCATCTATGTCTCGGATGGCGTGCCGACGGTGCCGGTGCCGCCGGTGATCGGCCTCTTCGCCGACACCGCCCTCGCCACGATCCGCAACGTGGGTCTGGAGCCCGTCACCGAGTTCCGCATCGTGCCGTTCGGTGATCCGCAGGTCGGCCTCGTGATCGATCAGACGCCGCCGAACTACGAAGAGGTGCCGATCGGTTCGGAGGTCGTGATCGTCGTGGGCGAGGCAGGGCCGGAGCCGACGACCACCACCACGACGACCACCACGACGACCACGTCGGAGCCGCCGCCGACGTCGACCGATCCGCCCTAGGCGCAGCGGGCGAGGAAGTTCTTCAGTAGATCGTGACCCGCGTTGGTGAGCACCGACTCGGGGTGGAACTGCACGCCCTCGACATCGAGCTCCCGGTGACGAACGCCCATCACCACGCCGTCGTCGGTCTCGGCGGTGATCTCCAGTACGGCCGGCATCGTCTCGCGGTCCACCACGAGTGAGTGGTAGCGGGTCGCCTCGAGCGGATTCGGGAGTCCGTGGAACACCCCGACGTCCTCGTGGCGGACGAACGACGTCTTGCCGTGCATCACCGCCGGCGCCCGGATCACGTCGCCGCCGAACGCCTGACCCATGCACTGCATCCCGAGGCACACCCCGAAGATCGGCGTCGTGCCCGCGA is a genomic window containing:
- the pknB gene encoding Stk1 family PASTA domain-containing Ser/Thr kinase; this translates as MSDQGPTVFNGRYELLRHIARGGMADVYLARDDLLDREVALKVLFPEFANDPNFVERFRREAQAAANLNHPNIVGIYDWGQERGTYYIVMEHVSGRSMSDVLRSTGPLQPDRAAEIAADVAAALSTAHQAGLVHRDVKLGNILVSDGGDVKVADFGIATALAGGTDAGLTQHGSVMGTATYFSPEQAQGKQVDGRSDLYSLGVVLYEMLAGVPPFQAETPVAVAYKHVQEKPETLLDRGVNVAKSLNAITMKLLAKNPANRYPTADDLRNDLRRYLAGAHQVPGGAAAAGAAAGAAAGIAGAAVAGADPAGAATPPATDPSNVDPTTVQPATPGAALPAVVPASQPGPVLDPTALAAHYAADGYYDEEPPRDDWKRTAALLIGLGVLIFFLGFLTIAFVRELGLFDGGDGDDGPAVVEDVEVPNVEDEQIDEAERILRDLGLVPVQTPQTNATVPVGTVFDQQPVAGQIVPPGTEVELFVSTGAEIVVPSVINMTRDEAVAALAAEGYTAEIDDLPSAQDVGTVFRQIPVPGTAHPLDEPVILHVSTGPERVVMPDLEGLSLTAAFRELSDAGLDIEGDAIQEPSEEIAETLVTRTDPPADSLVDVGSRVVIYVSDGVPTVPVPPVIGLFADTALATIRNVGLEPVTEFRIVPFGDPQVGLVIDQTPPNYEEVPIGSEVVIVVGEAGPEPTTTTTTTTTTTTSEPPPTSTDPP
- a CDS encoding penicillin-binding transpeptidase domain-containing protein, with protein sequence MTARIRRLGAVFILLYAVLFVQLNRVQFVDAEDYRTHEGNIRPQLRAFGQERGDIITADGVVVAFSIPVEDSTIEFRRSYPTGERFAHVVGFQSFNQGAFGLEREYNDQLAGERLDQQFESLKDLFVERDTTGTVVMTMRDDVQQAAQEALGERRGSVVAIDPRTGGIVAMWTYPSFDPNPLAGLDGTLVNETYSALLDDPDDPLLAKAYREVFFPGSTFKLVTAAAAIDTADISLTSPVWPQANVYSPLPSGSDLRNFGGSTCGGDLREALRVSCNTTFAEIGAEWVGPDGMVRTAENFGFNAAVPIDLPNAARSNFPVDYGARLADVDHYRPTEGAEGDGPFLPNGDTPIHENSAILAQTSIGQNDVKATPLQMAMVAGAIANGGRMMEPHVVSEVRSSDGDVYDTVEPSLWRVATSPLAADLLQEAMINVAENGTARNLAVPGLVVGGKTGTAQLGTDPPNSHAWIVGFAGRPGEDAELAVAVIVEAQPGASEQTGGAVAAPIARAVIEAYFNG
- a CDS encoding aminodeoxychorismate/anthranilate synthase component II, translated to MSDSPTILVIDNYDSFVYILVQYLGELGATPVVYRHDEIDIDGIRALDPDGILISPGPGTPDDSGVSMAVLDELAGTTPIFGVCLGMQCMGQAFGGDVIRAPAVMHGKTSFVRHEDVGVFHGLPNPLEATRYHSLVVDRETMPAVLEITAETDDGVVMGVRHRELDVEGVQFHPESVLTNAGHDLLKNFLARCA
- a CDS encoding FHA domain-containing protein codes for the protein MSDQLFIVLRVCLLALVYLVFLRVLRAVWVELRAEGARPAPAPAPRRSKRAPAPAPVPEPVGAPLPASAPTALLATGRLAIVAPAGLAGQTFVVDGETTIGRGAGCAVSIDDAHVSKLHARISPADGGWMIEDLGSTNGTVLDGSPLRAPVRLMPGSRISIGEIVLEFT
- a CDS encoding FtsW/RodA/SpoVE family cell cycle protein; this translates as MTALERRGSLPPSLAALRPRRVELGLIFLIAVVVVAAYGLASLGQSSSVPANIGPFLAWMLGLFFFVHLAVRRFAPAADPVIVPMALLLNGLGYVMIARLGGDVDGGGDLAGLQSVWTAVGIGLFVATLILIPRARMLAQYRYLFGLGGIALLALPLVPGIGIELNGARIWVSIGPVNFQPGEFAKIALAIFFASYLVDAGELIKNRLELRDLVPIGAAWAASVGVMVLERDLGSSMLLFALFVVMMWMASGRTMFLGLGAAMFAAGGVVAFQLFSHVERRIDAWLNPWADPQDSGFQIIQATYSMAEGGLTGTGLGRGEPDRVPFAETDFIFAALGEELGLAGTAAVLMAFLVLIGSGLRIAIRATRPFEILLAVGLTTLVAVQAFIIMGGVVRLIPLTGITLPFVSYGGSALVSNYIVLALLVRLSHEQRVAATKEPTP
- a CDS encoding Stp1/IreP family PP2C-type Ser/Thr phosphatase translates to MIEFRWGSATDVGRVRQANQDQLLVAAPVFVVADGMGGHNGGEVAAAVAVDEMAKVDTVTSVDDLIEAVQQANREIVDRSKLEPELRGMGTTLVALVGMMVGDSQRLGIANVGDSRLYRVAEDGLVQVTEDHTLVEALVRDGRLTAEEALTHPQRNIVTRALGIDEKVLVDTWELGPVAGDRYLLCSDGLFGELTEDEIQDVLARVEDPNEAAVELVTEAVEAGGRDNVTVLVVDVVDADEVDDEIPDDRIISIHKAVPDSVLRLEPPPETGPNDPHPDEIVVDRTIEKPPFVTWRLGLFVAAVLIVLAVLLSSVVAYARSSYFVGTDDDQVVIYRGRPGGVLWFDPTVEEPVVLSVSELDDEDLPDVIAGVQFDDLDDARTYAAALSERASTDEP
- a CDS encoding DUF3662 and FHA domain-containing protein, coding for MGLRSVERRLERFVEGTVGRLFRGGVRPVEIGHRIAREMADSRSVGVKGQPVVANHFAVRLAADDLERFAEVKDSLVRELCDAARDHAREEGWTFMGPVQVELDPDEGLRGGAIQVDARMKEADGGVGVLHLPTGQQVVLGEFVVTMGRLPECTISFDDPNISREHAAIRPDGDGFILTDNGSTNGTLVNGSPVTAHRLVDGDRIELGATVIDFRAG